In Rhineura floridana isolate rRhiFlo1 chromosome 22, rRhiFlo1.hap2, whole genome shotgun sequence, a single genomic region encodes these proteins:
- the LOC133375162 gene encoding olfactory receptor 6N1-like, producing MDTVNQTKVTEFVVVGFPNLQRFHKALFLLLLLVYLFTIFGNLLIFTVIRTDSQLHTPMYFFISVLSFLEIWYTATTIPKMLSNLLSERKRISFTSCLLQIYFFHSLGATECYLFTAMAYDRYLAICNPLRYPAIMTTKLCTRLAATCWICGLVGPVAEIILVSKLPFCGPNKIEHIFCDFPPLLSLACTDTSVNVLVDFAINACKILATFLLILTSYLLIIRAILKIRTAAGRKKAFSTCAAHLAAVLIFFGSILFMYVRLKKSYSLDYDRALAVVFAVLTPFLNPIIYSLRNKEIKAALKRMFQCRKIVTRETERP from the coding sequence ATGGACACCGTCAACCAAACCAAAGTCACGGAGTTTGttgtggtgggctttccaaaccTCCAGCGCTTCCACAAGGCTCTCTTCCTTTTGCTCCTCCTGGTCTACCTCTTCACCATCTTCGGCAACCTGCTGATTTTCACCGTCATCCGCACAGACTCTCAGCTCCATACACCCATGTACTTTTTCATCAGCGTCCTGTCCTTCTTGGAGATCTGGTATACGGCCACCACCATTCCCAAGATGCTCTCCAACTTGCTCAGTGAGAGGAAGCGCATCTCTTTCACCAGCTGCCTCCTGCAGATCTATTTCTTTCATTCATTGGGGGCCACTGAATGCTACCTGTTTACGGCCATGGCGTACGACAGATACCTGGCGATCTGCAACCCACTGCGCTACCCAGCCATCATGACCACCAAGCTGTGCACCAGATTGGCCGCCACCTGTTGGATCTGTGGCTTGGTAGGCCCCGTTGCTGAAATCATCTTGGTTTCCAAGCTGCCCTTCTGCGGCCCCAACAAAATCGAGCATATCTTCTGCGACTTCCCACCTCTGCTCAGCTTGGCTTGTACTGACACTTCTGTCAACGTCCTGGTTGATTTTGCCATCAACGCTTGCAAGATCCTGGCCACCTTCCTTCTGATTTTGACTTCTTACCTGTTGATCATCAGGGCCATCCTTAAGATCCGCACGGCTGCCGGCCGGAAAAAAGCATTCTCCACCTGCGCCGCACACCTCGCTGCGGTGCTAATCTTCTTCGGAAGCATTTTGTTCATGTACGTCCGGCTGAAGAAAAGTTATTCCTTGGATTATGACAGGGCACTGGCCGTCGTCTTTGCTGTCCTGACCCCTTTCCTTAACCCAATTATCTACAGCCTGCGAAACAAAGAAATCAAAGCAGCTTTAAAGAGAATGTTCCAGTGCCGGAAAATAGTGACTAGAGAAACAGAGCGGCCTTAA